The Cellulomonas sp. S1-8 genome has a window encoding:
- the rpoB gene encoding DNA-directed RNA polymerase subunit beta, translating to MAASRIPNAPSADAIANRTASRRISFAKIHEPLEVLDLLGLQTESFDWLLGNERWQARVAAALEAGRTDVPETAGLEEIFEEISPIEDFGGTMSLSFREHRFEPPKYTAEECKEKDFTFAAPLFVTAEFVNYTTGEIKSQTVFMGDFPLMTERGTFIINGTERVVVSQLVRSPGVYFERTADKTSDKDVLTAKVIPSRGAWLEFEIDKRDNVGVRVDRKRKQNATVLLKALGMSEGEIREEFADYPAVIDTLEKDHVQTQDEALLDLYRKIRPGEPPTVEAGRALLENFYFNPKRYDLAKVGRYKVNKKLGQDAPLSDSVLTLSDVVATIKYLAALHIDKPTLPGTRSGESIEIRVEPDDIDHFGNRRIRAVGELIQNQVRTGLSRMERVVRERMTTQDVEAITPQTLINIRPVVASIKEFFGTSQLSQFMDQNNPLAGLTHKRRLSALGPGGLSRDRAGMEVRDVHTSHYGRMCPIETPEGPNIGLIGSLATYGRINPFGFVETPYRRVVDGVVSDEVDYLTADDEDRHIIAQANAPLTNEGLFVEDAVLVRTKGGEPDLVPGANVDYMDVSPRQMVSVATALIPFLEHDDANRALMGANMQRQAVPLVRSEAPLVGTGMERRAAVDAGDVIVATKPGVVTEVSADLVVVANDDATTSTYRIAKFRRSNQGTCYNQRVLVEHGARVEVGSVLADGPATDEGELALGRNLLVAFMSWEGHNYEDAIILSQRLVQDDVLSSIHIEEHEVDARDTKLGPEEITRDIPNVSEEVLGDLDERGIIRIGAEVAAGDILVGKVTPKGETELTPEERLLRAIFGEKAREVRDTSLKVPHGESGTVIEVRTFSRDDGDELPAGVNELVRVYIAQRRKITDGDKLAGRHGNKGVISKILPVEDMPFLEDGTAVDVVLNPLGVPGRMNVGQVLETHLGWVAKQGWDIQLAEGDVSWRDGVPDAVASSKPGNPVATPVFDGVPEKTLTGLLGSTLPNRDGERMVKGDGKARLFDGRSGEPFPEPVSVGYMYILKLHHLVDDKIHARSTGPYSMITQQPLGGKAQFGGQRFGEMEVWALEAYGAAYTLQELLTIKSDDVPGRVKVYEAIVKGENIPDSGIPESFKVLLKEMQSLCLNVEVLSSDGVSIDMKENDDEVYRAAEELGIDLSRRPNASSVEEI from the coding sequence TTGGCTGCCTCGCGCATCCCTAATGCACCGTCCGCCGACGCCATCGCGAACCGCACCGCATCCCGTCGCATCTCCTTCGCCAAGATCCACGAGCCTCTCGAGGTCCTCGACCTCCTCGGTCTGCAGACCGAGAGCTTCGACTGGCTGCTGGGCAACGAGCGCTGGCAGGCCCGTGTGGCCGCCGCTCTCGAGGCCGGACGGACGGACGTGCCGGAGACCGCGGGGCTGGAGGAGATCTTCGAGGAGATCTCCCCGATCGAGGACTTCGGCGGGACGATGTCCCTCTCCTTCCGCGAGCACCGCTTCGAGCCGCCGAAGTACACGGCCGAGGAGTGCAAGGAGAAGGACTTCACGTTCGCCGCACCGCTGTTCGTGACCGCCGAGTTCGTCAACTACACGACCGGCGAGATCAAGTCGCAGACCGTCTTCATGGGTGACTTCCCCCTGATGACCGAGCGCGGCACCTTCATCATCAACGGCACCGAGCGCGTCGTCGTGTCCCAGCTCGTGCGCTCCCCGGGCGTGTACTTCGAGCGGACCGCGGACAAGACGTCCGACAAGGACGTCCTCACCGCCAAGGTCATCCCGAGCCGCGGCGCCTGGCTCGAGTTCGAGATCGACAAGCGCGACAACGTCGGCGTGCGCGTCGACCGCAAGCGCAAGCAGAACGCGACCGTGCTGCTCAAGGCGCTCGGCATGTCGGAGGGCGAGATCCGCGAGGAGTTCGCCGACTACCCCGCCGTCATCGACACCCTCGAGAAGGACCACGTCCAGACCCAGGACGAGGCGCTGCTCGACCTGTACCGCAAGATCCGCCCGGGCGAGCCGCCGACCGTCGAGGCCGGCCGCGCGCTGCTCGAGAACTTCTACTTCAACCCCAAGCGCTACGACCTGGCCAAGGTCGGTCGCTACAAGGTGAACAAGAAGCTCGGCCAGGACGCCCCGCTGTCCGACTCCGTGCTCACGCTGTCGGACGTCGTCGCGACCATCAAGTACCTCGCCGCGCTCCACATCGACAAGCCCACGCTGCCCGGCACGCGCAGCGGCGAGTCGATCGAGATCCGCGTCGAGCCGGACGACATCGACCACTTCGGCAACCGTCGCATCCGCGCGGTCGGCGAGCTCATCCAGAACCAGGTCCGCACGGGCCTGTCGCGGATGGAGCGCGTCGTGCGCGAGCGCATGACGACGCAGGACGTCGAGGCGATCACCCCGCAGACCCTGATCAACATCCGCCCTGTGGTGGCGTCGATCAAGGAGTTCTTCGGCACGTCGCAGCTGTCGCAGTTCATGGACCAGAACAACCCGCTCGCGGGCCTGACGCACAAGCGTCGCCTGTCCGCGCTCGGCCCGGGTGGTCTGTCCCGCGACCGCGCCGGCATGGAGGTCCGTGACGTCCACACGTCGCACTACGGCCGCATGTGCCCGATCGAGACGCCCGAGGGCCCGAACATCGGCCTCATCGGCTCGCTCGCGACGTACGGGCGGATCAACCCGTTCGGCTTCGTCGAGACGCCCTACCGGCGCGTCGTCGACGGCGTCGTCTCGGACGAGGTCGACTACCTCACGGCCGACGACGAGGACCGGCACATCATCGCGCAGGCCAACGCGCCGCTGACCAACGAGGGCCTCTTCGTCGAGGACGCCGTGCTCGTGCGCACCAAGGGCGGCGAGCCCGACCTGGTGCCCGGCGCGAACGTCGACTACATGGACGTCTCGCCGCGCCAGATGGTCTCGGTCGCCACCGCGCTCATCCCGTTCCTCGAGCACGACGACGCGAACCGTGCCCTCATGGGTGCCAACATGCAGCGCCAGGCCGTGCCGCTGGTCCGCTCCGAGGCGCCGCTGGTCGGCACCGGCATGGAGCGGCGTGCGGCGGTCGACGCGGGCGACGTCATCGTGGCGACCAAGCCCGGTGTCGTCACCGAGGTGTCCGCCGACCTCGTCGTCGTCGCCAACGACGACGCGACGACGTCGACGTACCGCATCGCCAAGTTCCGGCGCTCCAACCAGGGCACCTGCTACAACCAGCGGGTCCTGGTCGAGCACGGCGCGCGCGTCGAGGTCGGCTCCGTGCTGGCCGACGGCCCGGCGACGGACGAGGGCGAGCTGGCGCTCGGCCGCAACCTGCTCGTGGCGTTCATGTCGTGGGAGGGCCACAACTACGAGGACGCGATCATCCTGTCGCAGCGCCTCGTGCAGGACGACGTGCTGTCCTCGATCCACATCGAGGAGCACGAGGTCGACGCGCGCGACACCAAGCTCGGCCCGGAGGAGATCACGCGGGACATCCCGAACGTCTCCGAGGAGGTCCTGGGTGACCTGGACGAGCGCGGCATCATCCGCATCGGTGCCGAGGTCGCGGCGGGCGACATCCTCGTCGGCAAGGTCACGCCCAAGGGCGAGACCGAGCTGACCCCGGAGGAGCGCCTGCTGCGCGCCATCTTCGGTGAGAAGGCCCGCGAGGTCCGCGACACGTCGCTCAAGGTCCCGCACGGCGAGTCGGGCACGGTCATCGAGGTCCGCACGTTCAGCCGCGACGACGGCGACGAGCTGCCGGCCGGCGTGAACGAGCTGGTCCGCGTGTACATCGCGCAGCGCCGCAAGATCACGGACGGCGACAAGCTCGCCGGCCGTCACGGCAACAAGGGCGTCATCTCCAAGATCCTGCCCGTCGAGGACATGCCGTTCCTCGAGGACGGCACGGCCGTGGACGTGGTGCTCAACCCGCTCGGCGTCCCGGGGCGCATGAACGTCGGCCAGGTGCTCGAGACGCACCTGGGCTGGGTGGCCAAGCAGGGCTGGGACATCCAGCTCGCCGAGGGCGATGTCTCGTGGCGCGACGGCGTCCCTGACGCCGTGGCGAGCTCGAAGCCCGGCAACCCCGTCGCCACCCCGGTGTTCGACGGTGTTCCCGAGAAGACCCTCACCGGTCTGCTCGGCTCGACGCTCCCCAACCGGGACGGCGAGCGCATGGTCAAGGGCGACGGCAAGGCGCGGCTCTTCGACGGCCGCTCCGGCGAGCCGTTCCCGGAGCCCGTGTCCGTCGGCTACATGTACATCCTCAAGCTGCACCACCTGGTGGACGACAAGATCCACGCCCGCTCCACCGGCCCGTACTCGATGATCACGCAGCAGCCGCTGGGTGGTAAGGCGCAGTTCGGTGGCCAGCGGTTCGGCGAGATGGAGGTGTGGGCCCTCGAGGCGTACGGCGCTGCCTACACGC
- a CDS encoding DUF5317 family protein: MSAGQLLVLLVVPVLALVVVLVRGEGVAALAHVRVRGLPWVLVGALVQVVRTADPAWAGGLLHTAGGVLPPLALAVCATGFVLANAGRAGRAARLALAAVLAGAAANALATALNGGMPFSVDAARTAGIAPEHVAAPTPGHVPVGPDTDLVALSDVIGLPGLGVVLSIGDLLLWGGLAAVLVLGVRRAAEPTGDPGEKHHPTQAGVVPATERSTR, from the coding sequence ATGAGTGCGGGCCAGCTCCTCGTGCTGCTCGTCGTCCCCGTGCTCGCGCTCGTGGTGGTCCTCGTGCGGGGCGAGGGTGTCGCAGCGCTCGCGCACGTCCGGGTGCGGGGACTGCCGTGGGTGCTCGTGGGCGCGCTCGTCCAGGTCGTCCGTACCGCCGACCCGGCGTGGGCCGGTGGGCTCCTGCACACCGCGGGCGGAGTGCTGCCACCCCTCGCGCTCGCCGTGTGCGCGACGGGGTTCGTGCTCGCGAACGCCGGCCGCGCGGGGCGGGCGGCGCGGCTCGCGCTCGCGGCCGTGCTGGCGGGTGCGGCCGCCAACGCGCTCGCCACGGCCCTCAACGGCGGCATGCCCTTCTCCGTGGACGCAGCGCGGACGGCCGGGATCGCGCCCGAGCACGTCGCGGCGCCGACACCGGGCCACGTCCCCGTCGGTCCCGACACCGACCTGGTCGCGCTGTCGGACGTCATCGGCCTGCCCGGCCTCGGCGTCGTCCTCAGCATCGGCGACCTGCTCCTGTGGGGCGGCCTCGCGGCCGTCCTCGTGCTCGGCGTCCGCCGGGCCGCAGAACCCACCGGTGACCCCGGTGAGAAGCACCACCCCACCCAGGCGGGCGTCGTGCCCGCGACCGAGAGGAGCACCCGATGA
- the rplJ gene encoding 50S ribosomal protein L10 produces the protein MARPDKAAAVAELTERFRGSNAAVLTEYRGLTVAQLKALRKALSGNAHYAVVKNTLTAIAAKDAGLEGLDDALAGPSAIAFVTGDPVEAAKGLRDFAKANPALVIKAGVLDGRPVTAADITKLADLESREVLLAKAAGAMKAKLYQAAYLFTAPASQAVRTVEALRAKREESDAAA, from the coding sequence ATGGCGAGGCCGGACAAGGCTGCCGCTGTCGCGGAGCTGACGGAGCGCTTCCGCGGCTCGAACGCGGCCGTGCTGACCGAGTACCGCGGGCTCACCGTCGCGCAGCTCAAGGCGCTGCGCAAGGCGCTCAGCGGCAACGCGCACTACGCCGTGGTGAAGAACACGCTGACCGCGATCGCGGCCAAGGATGCCGGCCTCGAGGGCCTCGACGACGCGCTCGCGGGCCCGTCGGCGATCGCCTTCGTCACCGGTGACCCGGTCGAGGCGGCCAAGGGACTGCGTGACTTCGCCAAGGCGAACCCCGCACTGGTCATCAAGGCGGGCGTCCTCGACGGCCGCCCCGTGACCGCTGCGGACATCACCAAGCTCGCGGACCTCGAGTCCCGTGAGGTCCTGCTGGCCAAGGCGGCCGGCGCGATGAAGGCCAAGCTCTACCAGGCCGCGTACCTGTTCACGGCTCCTGCCTCGCAGGCCGTGCGCACCGTCGAGGCCCTGCGCGCGAAGCGCGAGGAGTCCGACGCCGCAGCCTGA
- a CDS encoding DUF5317 family protein — MGADQLGALAVLPLVALIVLVLRAATREDVAVDALPTSPDPADVPPAPGEVVAARDTVRAAASRVARLLPWVVTAVGVHLLHVLDPAWASAVVRPAGGTAVAALLAGCVVGLVATTWRGADRAARTALAAMALGAGANLLVVGVNGGMPLDVGAARAAGLPESAVVAPVSGHVVAGEGTHLLALGDVFPVPGAGVVLSAGDVLLGAGAAGLLVATAAGPRRRERASGSAQARVAVAVLTERRSG, encoded by the coding sequence GTGGGTGCAGACCAGCTCGGCGCGCTCGCGGTGCTGCCGCTCGTCGCGCTGATCGTCCTCGTCCTGCGCGCGGCGACCCGGGAGGACGTCGCCGTCGACGCCCTGCCGACGTCCCCGGACCCCGCTGACGTGCCGCCCGCCCCCGGGGAGGTCGTGGCCGCGCGCGACACCGTCCGGGCCGCGGCGTCGCGCGTCGCGCGTCTGCTGCCCTGGGTGGTGACGGCTGTCGGCGTCCACCTGCTGCACGTCCTGGACCCGGCGTGGGCGTCCGCGGTGGTGCGCCCCGCCGGCGGCACCGCGGTCGCCGCCCTGCTCGCGGGCTGCGTGGTCGGGCTCGTCGCGACGACGTGGCGTGGGGCGGACCGGGCGGCGCGGACGGCGCTTGCCGCCATGGCACTCGGGGCGGGTGCGAACCTGCTGGTCGTCGGCGTCAACGGCGGCATGCCCCTGGACGTCGGGGCGGCGCGCGCCGCCGGTCTCCCGGAGTCGGCGGTCGTGGCGCCGGTGTCCGGGCACGTCGTCGCGGGCGAGGGCACGCACCTGCTCGCCCTCGGTGACGTGTTCCCCGTCCCTGGCGCGGGTGTGGTCCTGAGCGCGGGGGACGTGCTCCTGGGGGCGGGGGCGGCCGGTCTGCTCGTCGCGACGGCGGCGGGCCCGCGACGCCGGGAGCGTGCGTCCGGGAGCGCGCAGGCGCGGGTGGCGGTCGCCGTGCTCACCGAGCGCCGGTCCGGGTGA
- a CDS encoding CHAT domain-containing protein, with protein sequence MQPPESTTPLVTSRAEVLAQARRLESEIDADPAGTRLRAADLAEQARAHHHPEALVWALRALAVLSRHEGDPAGAVAMLDDALALARRAGLATPGAWVLASRSVAQLELGRTARARTDASAALRIVDERRGDDPELDDLHARIQLQLAVMDHNAGRLVEAEARYRSIVREVAPGSANLVRAANNLALVLVARTEYTEALRWAQLAVDGAARLGPSLRSWPYLTRALIEVQTGRLADGLRDLERAARASQEAGQSPGEYYVEYAETMRELRLLPEAAAAGRRALDELAAAGGGLVEVDARISLAETLLMLGDAVGAAEQAETARVRARAQRRPGAHDRAVLIAVRARARAGDAGPADLAAVRRAAGRLERARELGSAADAHLEGGRLAAALAMPRRADRHLTAAASLARRGPLSVRLRGRLAAALAGRLGGVDDDVLRECRAGLRDLARHRDALPTMELQALASGHGAQLGELGLEVVVRQGSPAAVLRWMEQTRAAALQARLPVVAPEPEGPTRAVPHDGVAPGAEQEDRESAHAAARQRAVIVADDELADARRSAWLEDVAGAPSRVTSVPGIGTVRAALGGRVLVEYGRHGDRFVAVVVDAARARVVDLGEVAGDVGDTLRALVFALRRMVDPSSRAAAEAARASADLRIARLRATLVEPLGLSPDAELVVVPVGVLHGAPWSALHDGPVALAPSAAAWLRTRARVPAPDRPVVLVAGPDLRGAQDEVEALRALHRDVQVLGAQDSRADAVVAAVAAADLAHLACHGALRSDNPMFSSVVLADGPVTVQELHRAGVAPRRLVLASCHSGADVAYEGDEVLGLVSAILSRGTAGVVASIAAVPDVEVVDLMLALHRRLAAGETMARALHGARGEIDRDTPAGFVNWCTFSAHGAA encoded by the coding sequence GTGCAGCCCCCCGAGTCCACGACGCCCCTGGTGACGTCGCGCGCCGAGGTGCTCGCGCAGGCCCGTCGGCTCGAGTCGGAGATCGACGCGGACCCGGCCGGGACCCGGCTCCGTGCGGCCGACCTCGCCGAGCAGGCGCGGGCCCACCACCACCCGGAGGCACTGGTCTGGGCCCTGCGGGCGCTGGCCGTCCTCAGTAGGCACGAAGGCGACCCGGCCGGTGCCGTCGCGATGCTCGACGACGCGCTCGCCCTCGCGCGGCGCGCGGGGCTCGCGACACCCGGGGCGTGGGTGCTCGCCAGCCGCTCGGTCGCGCAGCTGGAGCTCGGCCGCACCGCTCGCGCGCGGACCGACGCGTCGGCGGCGCTGCGGATCGTCGACGAGCGCCGCGGCGACGACCCCGAGCTCGACGACCTGCACGCTCGGATCCAGCTCCAGCTCGCCGTGATGGATCACAACGCCGGCCGCCTCGTCGAGGCCGAGGCCCGGTACCGGTCGATCGTGCGCGAGGTGGCGCCCGGCAGCGCGAATCTCGTGCGGGCGGCGAACAACCTCGCGCTCGTGCTCGTGGCGCGCACCGAGTACACGGAGGCGCTGCGCTGGGCCCAGCTCGCGGTCGACGGTGCAGCCCGCCTGGGGCCGTCGCTGCGCTCGTGGCCCTACCTGACGCGGGCCCTCATCGAGGTGCAGACCGGGCGGCTCGCGGACGGACTGCGTGACCTGGAGCGTGCGGCGCGGGCGTCGCAGGAGGCCGGGCAGTCTCCCGGTGAGTACTACGTCGAGTACGCGGAGACGATGCGCGAGCTCCGGCTCCTGCCGGAGGCCGCGGCTGCCGGCCGCCGCGCGCTGGACGAGCTGGCCGCGGCCGGTGGCGGGCTGGTGGAGGTCGACGCGCGCATCTCGTTGGCGGAGACGCTGCTGATGCTCGGCGACGCCGTCGGAGCGGCGGAACAGGCGGAGACGGCCCGCGTCCGCGCGCGTGCGCAGCGCCGCCCGGGTGCGCACGACCGCGCCGTGCTCATCGCCGTCCGCGCCCGGGCGAGGGCCGGTGACGCGGGCCCCGCCGACCTCGCCGCGGTCCGTCGTGCCGCAGGACGGTTGGAGCGCGCGCGTGAGCTCGGATCCGCCGCGGACGCGCACCTCGAGGGCGGCAGGCTCGCGGCCGCCCTCGCGATGCCCCGGCGCGCCGACCGCCACCTCACCGCAGCGGCATCGCTCGCCCGTCGCGGACCGCTCTCCGTGCGGCTGCGGGGGCGGCTGGCCGCGGCGCTGGCGGGACGCCTCGGCGGCGTCGACGACGACGTGCTGCGTGAGTGCCGGGCAGGCCTGCGCGACCTCGCGCGCCACCGCGACGCGCTGCCGACGATGGAGCTGCAGGCGCTGGCGTCGGGTCACGGGGCGCAGCTGGGGGAGCTGGGGCTCGAGGTCGTGGTCCGGCAGGGGTCGCCCGCCGCCGTGCTGCGCTGGATGGAGCAGACGCGCGCGGCGGCCCTGCAGGCACGGCTGCCCGTCGTCGCACCGGAGCCGGAGGGACCGACCCGTGCGGTGCCGCACGACGGCGTCGCTCCGGGTGCGGAGCAGGAGGACCGTGAGTCCGCGCATGCGGCCGCCCGGCAGCGTGCGGTGATCGTCGCGGACGACGAGCTCGCGGACGCCCGCCGTTCCGCCTGGCTCGAGGACGTCGCGGGCGCGCCGTCGCGCGTGACGAGCGTGCCCGGCATCGGGACCGTCCGCGCCGCGCTCGGGGGGCGGGTCCTGGTCGAGTACGGGCGGCACGGCGACCGGTTCGTCGCCGTCGTCGTCGACGCCGCGCGCGCCCGCGTCGTCGACCTCGGCGAGGTCGCCGGCGACGTCGGGGACACCCTGCGCGCGCTCGTCTTCGCGCTGCGTCGGATGGTCGACCCGAGCAGCCGTGCCGCGGCGGAGGCCGCGCGGGCGAGCGCCGACCTGCGGATCGCACGCCTGCGGGCGACGCTGGTCGAGCCGCTCGGGCTGTCGCCGGACGCCGAGCTCGTCGTCGTGCCGGTGGGTGTGCTGCACGGTGCCCCCTGGTCCGCGCTGCACGACGGCCCGGTCGCGCTCGCGCCGTCGGCCGCTGCCTGGTTGCGGACCCGGGCCCGCGTGCCCGCCCCCGACCGGCCCGTGGTCCTGGTCGCGGGACCCGACCTGCGGGGCGCGCAGGACGAGGTCGAGGCGCTGCGCGCGCTGCACCGCGACGTGCAGGTGCTGGGCGCGCAGGACAGCCGTGCCGACGCGGTGGTCGCCGCGGTGGCGGCGGCCGACCTCGCACACCTCGCGTGCCACGGCGCGCTGCGCTCCGACAACCCGATGTTCTCGTCGGTGGTGCTGGCCGACGGGCCCGTGACCGTGCAGGAGCTGCACCGGGCGGGGGTGGCGCCCCGTCGGCTCGTCCTCGCGTCCTGCCACTCCGGCGCGGACGTGGCGTACGAGGGCGACGAGGTGCTCGGGCTGGTGTCGGCGATTCTGTCGCGCGGCACCGCCGGCGTCGTCGCCTCCATCGCGGCGGTGCCGGACGTCGAGGTGGTCGACCTCATGCTCGCGCTGCACCGCCGGCTGGCCGCGGGGGAGACGATGGCGCGGGCCCTGCACGGCGCGCGCGGCGAGATCGACCGGGACACGCCCGCGGGCTTCGTCAACTGGTGCACGTTCAGCGCGCACGGTGCCGCCTGA
- a CDS encoding S8 family peptidase, which yields MARFPGRPAGRPFADDYDARLVGGRPRAASAPAAMVGLRGPGSGYLRGLGRSLSPDDDADEAVQRRREAVIERLRTGWTRREAPELEVVQNDYGSDVFPVAGEILAATATWDDIQTEEGGAGLEVVPLGHPELEGRVVRLRQAVPGTNEDVRELVRSLQGRGHAVSMSYVTPLGGRPIMKPNSGEFAPQVADFPAYQAAGPRYGEGVVVAVIDTGVTQDPRSDGWLADVPRVAHDDASTAHDDSNIDPLDAEPRDGWLDVYAGHGTFVAGVVARVAPGAEIRVYKAVGPGGAGCELDVASALIRAVRDGAHVVNLSLGTQTLFGEASVPLGVALDVVREIEDERGSVSVIVASAGNYGDAVPTYPAAFGRVVAVGGLTAELRPTTWSSRGPWVDISTVGEDVVSTYVEGRQNPAFGSGAEFGENPFARWVGTSFAAPQVAGAIARTMTELGVSGPEAVNALLAAGKPVAGFGKALQILPGA from the coding sequence GTGGCCCGATTCCCCGGCAGGCCCGCCGGCCGGCCGTTCGCCGACGACTACGACGCGCGACTGGTCGGTGGTCGCCCGAGGGCCGCGTCGGCCCCCGCCGCGATGGTCGGGTTGAGGGGTCCAGGCTCCGGGTACCTGCGGGGTCTCGGCCGGTCGCTGTCGCCGGACGACGACGCCGACGAGGCCGTCCAGCGTCGGCGGGAGGCCGTCATCGAGCGCCTCCGGACCGGGTGGACACGCCGCGAGGCCCCCGAGCTCGAGGTGGTCCAGAACGACTACGGGTCCGACGTCTTCCCGGTCGCGGGCGAGATCCTCGCCGCCACCGCGACCTGGGACGACATCCAGACCGAGGAGGGCGGGGCCGGCCTCGAGGTCGTGCCGCTGGGCCACCCCGAGCTCGAGGGCAGGGTCGTCCGGCTGAGGCAGGCGGTGCCCGGGACGAACGAGGACGTGCGGGAGCTCGTCAGGTCGTTGCAGGGACGTGGGCACGCCGTCTCGATGTCGTACGTGACCCCCCTGGGCGGACGACCGATCATGAAGCCGAACTCCGGCGAGTTCGCACCCCAGGTCGCGGACTTCCCCGCCTACCAGGCAGCGGGTCCCCGCTACGGCGAGGGCGTGGTCGTGGCCGTCATCGACACGGGCGTCACCCAGGACCCCCGCAGCGACGGATGGCTCGCCGACGTGCCGCGGGTCGCGCACGACGACGCGTCCACCGCGCACGACGACTCGAACATCGACCCGCTCGACGCCGAGCCACGGGACGGGTGGCTCGACGTGTACGCCGGCCACGGGACGTTCGTCGCCGGCGTCGTGGCACGCGTTGCACCCGGCGCGGAGATCCGCGTGTACAAGGCCGTCGGCCCGGGCGGCGCCGGCTGCGAGCTCGACGTCGCGTCCGCGCTGATCCGGGCCGTGCGCGACGGCGCGCACGTCGTCAACCTCTCGCTGGGAACCCAGACGCTCTTCGGCGAGGCCTCCGTCCCGCTCGGCGTCGCGCTCGACGTGGTCCGGGAGATCGAGGACGAGCGAGGAAGCGTCAGCGTGATCGTCGCGTCCGCGGGCAACTACGGGGACGCGGTGCCGACCTACCCCGCCGCCTTCGGCCGGGTCGTCGCCGTCGGAGGCCTGACGGCCGAGCTCCGGCCGACGACGTGGTCGAGCCGCGGCCCCTGGGTGGACATCTCGACCGTCGGGGAGGACGTCGTGTCGACGTACGTCGAGGGCCGCCAGAACCCGGCCTTCGGCAGCGGTGCGGAGTTCGGCGAGAACCCCTTCGCCCGCTGGGTCGGCACGTCCTTCGCCGCACCCCAGGTCGCGGGCGCGATCGCGCGCACGATGACCGAGCTCGGGGTGTCGGGCCCCGAGGCCGTCAACGCCCTGCTCGCCGCCGGTAAGCCCGTCGCGGGCTTCGGCAAGGCGTTGCAGATCCTGCCGGGAGCGTAA
- a CDS encoding RNA polymerase sigma factor, with amino-acid sequence MSSREQLGLPYDERTTSQLVAGALTGDEGSWAEIVRRHTNLVMARVRQFRLTPQQAEDVAQTVWLNLLEHLADLREPAALPGWISTATRHECIRMTNLSRRSIPVDPTTGRLDGQDDVELDGELLRSERHAALRAALAELPPHQRELLLLLSTDPPPSYQEVSTRLGIPVGSIGPTRQRGLARLRQTEAIRTYLAVPSGPVLGEGGRDVLALG; translated from the coding sequence GTGAGCAGCCGAGAACAGCTGGGCCTGCCCTACGACGAACGCACCACGTCACAGCTCGTGGCGGGTGCGCTCACGGGCGACGAGGGGTCATGGGCCGAGATCGTGCGCCGCCACACGAACCTCGTGATGGCGCGCGTGCGGCAGTTCCGGCTCACGCCGCAGCAGGCCGAGGACGTCGCGCAGACCGTGTGGCTCAACCTGCTGGAGCACCTCGCTGACCTGCGGGAACCCGCTGCTCTGCCCGGCTGGATCTCGACGGCGACGCGGCACGAGTGCATCCGCATGACCAACCTGTCGCGCCGGTCGATCCCCGTCGACCCGACGACGGGCCGGCTCGACGGCCAGGACGACGTCGAGCTCGACGGCGAGCTGCTGCGCAGCGAGCGGCACGCCGCGCTGCGCGCCGCGCTCGCCGAGCTGCCCCCGCACCAGCGCGAGCTGCTGCTCCTGCTGTCCACCGATCCACCGCCCAGCTACCAGGAGGTGTCGACCCGCCTCGGCATCCCCGTCGGGTCGATCGGCCCGACGCGGCAGCGCGGTCTGGCGCGACTGCGTCAGACGGAGGCGATCCGCACCTATCTCGCGGTGCCGTCAGGCCCCGTGCTCGGCGAAGGAGGCCGCGATGTGCTGGCACTCGGATGA
- the rplA gene encoding 50S ribosomal protein L1, which yields MAKHSKAYRAALEKIEDDRLYTPLEAVRLAKETSTTKYDATVEVAFRLGVDPRKADQMVRGTVNLPHGTGKTARVIVFANGERAEQARAAGADEVGGDELIAKVADGWTDFDAAVATPDLMGKVGRLGKVLGPRGLMPNPKTGTVTMDVAKAVTDIKGGKIEFRVDRHANLHFIIGKTSFPEVSLVENYAAALEEILRLKPASSKGRYISKATVSTTNGPGIALDQSKTRNLTEEDAA from the coding sequence ATGGCAAAGCACAGCAAGGCGTACCGCGCCGCCCTCGAGAAGATCGAGGACGACCGCCTCTACACGCCGCTCGAGGCCGTGCGCCTCGCCAAGGAGACGTCGACCACGAAGTACGACGCGACCGTCGAGGTCGCGTTCCGCCTCGGTGTCGACCCCCGCAAGGCCGACCAGATGGTCCGTGGCACGGTCAACCTGCCCCACGGCACCGGCAAGACGGCCCGCGTCATCGTGTTCGCGAACGGTGAGCGTGCCGAGCAGGCCCGCGCCGCCGGTGCGGACGAGGTCGGCGGCGACGAGCTCATCGCCAAGGTCGCGGACGGCTGGACGGACTTCGACGCCGCCGTCGCCACGCCGGACCTCATGGGCAAGGTCGGTCGCCTCGGCAAGGTCCTCGGACCCCGCGGCCTCATGCCGAACCCGAAGACCGGCACCGTGACGATGGACGTCGCCAAGGCCGTCACGGACATCAAGGGCGGCAAGATCGAGTTCCGGGTCGACCGGCACGCGAACCTGCACTTCATCATCGGCAAGACGTCCTTCCCCGAGGTCTCGCTGGTGGAGAACTACGCCGCCGCGCTCGAGGAGATCCTGCGTCTGAAGCCCGCGTCCTCGAAGGGTCGCTACATCAGCAAGGCGACCGTCTCGACGACCAACGGCCCCGGCATCGCGCTGGACCAGTCCAAGACGCGCAACCTCACGGAGGAGGACGCGGCCTGA